AGTTACGTTTAAAGGGAACTGAGACAAAGAAATTATTTCGATAATTCTTTTGCTTAATGAACCGCTAAGTACGAGACCCGTACGCTTAGTGGTGTGAGAGGTGCACTGGTGGCTATTTTGCCATCAGCCGCCTACTCGATTACCCACTGGCTTTATTTCTCAGGTGTTCGAGGCTAAAGCAAAGACTTACTCTTTTGCAATTTTTGGACTAAGGGAAGGCATAAGCGAATTGCAAATGTGTATGGCTTTCAGTGTTGACAGTTGTCCGTTGTATAGTTGTCAACATATTATCAACTTTGCAAAATGAATATAAAGCAAAAATTTGGTACTAAAGTAAAAGAGTTGCGACTCAAAAAAGAGCTTTCACAAGAAGCTTTTGCATTTAAAGCAGATATAGATAGAACATATATTTCAAGTATCGAAAAGGGTGAGCGGAATGTTTCATTAACTATAATTGAAAAAATTGCAAAAGCATTAGAAATCAAAATAACGGAACTTTTTTAATATCAAATAAATGAGAAAAGAAATACTTATAACAAATTATTATCCAGAAAAATTAAAGGAAGCAAGAGAAATTGCTGGTTTATCATTAGATTATTTTGAAGAGGATGATTCAATAGATATTGAAAAACTTGAAATGTATGAAACAAATAAGCCCATTACTCCAGTTGATATTTTTTTAGTAGGATATTTGTTTACTATTTATGAAAATCATGCTAAAGATAAAGGAGTAGATTTTTTTAGCTTAACAACAGATATTTTGTTTCCACACCCTGCTGGTATTAAATATCAAGAATCTATAGTTAAGCATCCAAACTATAAAGGCATACCAGTTACAAGAAATGGTAGCGGCAACGTAAGTTGGATGACAACTATTGATACTGATTTGGGGAAAAAGAGAATGGTTTTTTGGGATGCTAAAATGAAGGAATTAAATATAAAGGCTAAAAATATAATGGATGCTGGTGTAAGAAAAAAAGTAGCATTTGAAAATCATCCTACAAAAAAACACACATGTTTATTTTCAGGCACAGAGTTATACCTTGATTACAGATATCCAGCACCGCAAAGAATAGATTTACTAAATAAAGTATATGATGAAACTTTGAAATATTATGATTTGGATATTTTTGAGTTGGCAACAATGTTATTTGAAATTGATAATTGTAGTCTGTTTAAAAAAGTGTTCAATTTCAAAAAAACGATTCAATCAAAAGATGGAATTCTAAATTATCTAAATGAAGATTATGTGTTGAAAGAAAAACGAGGATATGTTTCTCCAGGTGTAATGAGTAATTCTCCGGACAGACTAGACGGATTCCATTCATATAATAACGATGTTAGAGATGTTTGTGATACTGGTAGAAGAAAAGATAATTTAAAAAAATATACTCAAGATAGAAGAGTTTATGAAATGTGGTCCGATGGAGATTGGAAAAAGGCAGATAGACTTTATGCTACTTTTGTAAAAAATGGAGTAAGTCCAGACCATATTGGACCTATGTCTTTAGGTTTTGCACATAGACCCAAATTCCAACCTATGACTGCAAGTCAAAATAGTTCTAAAGGAAATAGAATGACATTACAAGATGTTAAAGTATTAGTTAGAGATGAAAAGAATGGTGATACTGTTATTACGTGGCATTCAAAACATATATGGGATACTTTAAAAAACAAAGTTCAAAGTGATGCCGATGCATTAAAATTAAGTGCATTAATGAGAAAAAACCTTCACCATGTTTTAATCATTTTCTCTATGATAAATGAAAATGGATATGGCGAGTTTTTAAAACAGTTTCTCAATCCAGACTATTCTTATTATGATTATGAATTTGAAAATTTTAATTCTAAAACAGGTGAGTTTAGTAATGTAATAGAGAAGAAATTAGATGGTAAAAACCAACAAAATAATGTCAAGAGATATTTTAGAATAGCTTTTGAGAAATTAGTTGAATACGCTGATAAAGATAACAGAAAGAATAAAATTTGGGAATCTGATAAGGTTACAAAAAAAGTAACTGCCTTAATTGAATTGCTGCAAAAGAATAATAATGATGAAGCAAAAGAATTACTTCATCAAATATTCTTGGATTTAGCTAATATTACCGACGAGAACTGGTAAACCTTGTAAACATTTCGTGTAAAAAGTTTTAAAATCAATTTCTCCCATTAGCATAGCTTCATAGGGGGAAGTTGATTTGTAATTGCACTGCAATTCAAATTCACCCGAATCCGTTTCTAATGGAGGAAGTCCATAAATTGCATCTTGAACTGTTATCGGATTTGGTAAGTCGTCAGCTTTTGCTGAAAATAATGGTTTAGGCGCATCAATGTTTATTTTTCTTAAAGTGCCAACAATAAAAACTCTTTTTCTTTTTTGAGGTACTCCAAATTCTTCTGCACTTAATTTGAAAGGTTTATTAACAGAATAACCAATTTTTTCAAATGATTCTATAATTTCCTTAACAGCTTCGCCTTTTCGCATTGTCAAAATACCAGGAACATTTTCCATTATAAAAGCTTCTGGTTTTATTGAATTTACAATCTCAACAAAGTCATTAAACAATTGATTTCTTGTATCATTTGGGTCTCTCCACCCAGCATGTGAAAATCCTTGACAAGGTGGACCACCCATTACAATACCCACTTGAATTTTGTTTTTTACAGAGTTTATGATTCTTTCTTTAATCTCTGATTCTGTGACATTACCTAATATTAAGTTTTCTTCTTTTGTGTATTTAGAGTGATTTTGTTTATAGGTTTCAAAATAGTGTTTTTCTATTTCGTTAGCTGCTAAAAGTTTAAAGTTTTCCATTAAAAATCCTTCTGACATTCCACCAGCACCAGAAAATAAATCGATGATAGTATTGTTCTCAATAAAAGGTTTAACGGTTTCTGCAACAGCTCTTGCCAATAATGGAGGAACTGCGTTGCCAATTTGTTTATATTGGGAAGATTTACTTCCATAAAAAACAAAATCATCTTTAAAAGACTGTAATCTTGCTCCTTCTCTTGTAGAAATCATCCTTTGTTGCTTAGGATGTAAGTTACTACTATTACCCAACCTATTAAAATAAGTCGTAATTGTAAATGCCGGCTTGTCGTATTTTAATCTGCCATAATAAGTTGTTCTACCTCCTGATTTACGGATTTGTTCTAAACGCTGTGAGGGAATATGGACAGGGATATTTTGCCAATTTCCACCTTCGGGTATATGTTTTGCCATGTCCCATTCCAAATCACTAAGTCTTGGTGAAATATGATTATATAGTAATTTCATTTTCAATTAATTCTTTTTGTTTTTTAGTTTTTGTTCTTCCTAAAATATATTCCGTTTCTTGTTCGTTTAAACCATATAGTTTACAAATAAGACTGTTGTTTGATTGGGTTTCTCCATTGAAATATTTTAAATCAATACTGTTTAAATCAATAATTGGCAATTCGTCCAATTCGTAATTGTTGATGTGATTATTGCTACTTGTAACTTTAAATCGCCAATTCAGAAGTTCACTATTTAAGATAAAATAAAGCTTTTGTAAATCTTCGAAACTTCTTGAAGAATTAATATAATTACACGAATTTGCAAGAATATCGTTCTTTTCTGAAAATGTAAATTTCATTCTTTTACTCAAGTCAACATTGGATATTTGCTGACAAATCAACCTTCTGGAATTAAAATCCTTTTCTTTGAAATCAAGCGACTTTTTATTGATAAATTTTTCAATTTCGACAGATTCATTATTTTTGTCAATAATACCTTTTTCGGTTATCATATTTCCTCTGACTAATCTGTAATCTCCATTTTTGCTGTCAACAATACAATCTTTGAATAGTGTTAAATCTAGTTCACCTCTTCTGTTTCTTATAAAATTAAAATCTTTTAGTTTTAAATATTCAGACAACTTTTCTAAAATATTCCAACCGAGTTTTTCTATTAGTGGAATTTCTTGATTTACATTAAATACAGATTTAATAGTTTTATAGCTAATGTAAAAGTTGTTGCTACCGAATTCAATTTCTATTTTATTGCTGATTCCTCCTTTTTCTAAATAAAAAATAACAGTAGATTGTGCGACATTATCAAAAAGGTTAGATGCTTCTGAATAATATCGGATGAAATGAAGTTTGTTTTTTGATAATAGATGTTTCCTCAATTTAGTAGAAGTTAAATCTGCAAAAATTGAAGCAGGGCAAATAATACCAATTTGTCCGCTCGGTTTTGTCATTTTCAAAATCATTTCAATAGAAATTTGATAATAATTCAACATTCCCTCTATTGAATAATTATAAAATCCTGACGTTTTGAAAAAGTTAATTTCATTTGCCACTTTTCTTTGTAGCATTTCAAAGTATCCGTTTAAAAGAGTGCTTTTATTTTTATTTACTTTCAATAGGTAGTAAGGCGGATTTGAAAAAACTGCATCAAAACCACCATTAACAAAAATTGATTCAAAGTCATATTTAAAATCAAAACTGTTTTCGAATTCTGAAATCAAGGAGGTATTAGGGATTAATGCATTTCTATGAAGGATGTTTTTTGAAATGGCTTCAATAGTTTTTTTGTCGATTGTATCTAATAATGATGTGATTTTACACTTTAGAATTTCTAATGCAACTTCATCAATGTCAATTGCATAAAGTTTTTCGCAAACAATTTCTTTTATACTTAAATTGAATTTTTGTTTAAAAAAATTGATTGCTTCAAAATAAAAACGACCCGTCCCACATGCAAAATCGAGGCACTTTAAATCCCTACTTTTCACGTTTTTAATAGCGTTTTCAATTGTTGTTGTAACTATTTCATTCGTTATTTTTTGCTGAGTATAAACAGCTCCGAATTCTTTTAAGTAATGTTTGGATTTACTTCTTTTTAATTTGCCAGAATTAATAGAAAACTGGGAATTGAGAAATGTAATATGGAGCTCTTCTATTATTTTAGGAATTTCATTTATTGATATTATACTGAAACTTTCATCCCAATTTTCTTCCAAAGTGAAAATGGATTCAAATGAATGATAATTTTCAGGAAATCTATTTTGCAAGTAGTAAGTAATTAAACCATTTGTTAGTTTTTTGTGTACTCCAAAGGCAATATTCTCATTAGATGTCAATAATAAATTAGCATTTATATCATGTAGTTCATTTTCCGAAATTGGTTTAATTTCTTGTAAAGATGTGTTTTTGTATTGAATAGCCTTTACAATTTGTCGCTCTTCTATATCAAGTAATATGTTTAATAGATTATTCATTTTCTTTTGATTTTACTGACCGTTTATACTCGATTTTTGCTTCTGCTATTTTTAATATCTCAGCATAATTGTTTTCTTCTTCAATTTGATAAGAAACGATATCGCTGTAATAATTTACCAATAGTTTATTTCTGTCTACTTTGAAAATATTTGATAAATCTTCAATCATTTTCAAATTTGCTTTTCTTTCATCTCTTTCAATTTTGCTTAATGTTGATTGGTCAATATCTAATAAAGAAGCTAGCTTACGCAATGGCATTTCTGCTTTTTCTCTTAATGTTCTGATTTGATGTCCTATTGTGTACATGCTATCCATAGATAAATAATGTCTTGACAAATATTGTCCAAAATTAGATTAAGTTTTTGAATTTTGCAAATTTTGCGATGGAAAAATTTTAGCTCTTTTGGTTTTTTGTGTGTT
This DNA window, taken from Bacteroidota bacterium, encodes the following:
- a CDS encoding helix-turn-helix transcriptional regulator is translated as MNIKQKFGTKVKELRLKKELSQEAFAFKADIDRTYISSIEKGERNVSLTIIEKIAKALEIKITELF
- a CDS encoding DNA cytosine methyltransferase; this encodes MKLLYNHISPRLSDLEWDMAKHIPEGGNWQNIPVHIPSQRLEQIRKSGGRTTYYGRLKYDKPAFTITTYFNRLGNSSNLHPKQQRMISTREGARLQSFKDDFVFYGSKSSQYKQIGNAVPPLLARAVAETVKPFIENNTIIDLFSGAGGMSEGFLMENFKLLAANEIEKHYFETYKQNHSKYTKEENLILGNVTESEIKERIINSVKNKIQVGIVMGGPPCQGFSHAGWRDPNDTRNQLFNDFVEIVNSIKPEAFIMENVPGILTMRKGEAVKEIIESFEKIGYSVNKPFKLSAEEFGVPQKRKRVFIVGTLRKINIDAPKPLFSAKADDLPNPITVQDAIYGLPPLETDSGEFELQCNYKSTSPYEAMLMGEIDFKTFYTKCLQGLPVLVGNIS
- a CDS encoding helix-turn-helix transcriptional regulator; this translates as MYTIGHQIRTLREKAEMPLRKLASLLDIDQSTLSKIERDERKANLKMIEDLSNIFKVDRNKLLVNYYSDIVSYQIEEENNYAEILKIAEAKIEYKRSVKSKENE